ACCTCGGCGTGGTGCGCCGTGCAGGCCTCGCACAGGTGGTCGGTCATCTCGGGCAGGGAGTCCACGACGCGCCGGCAACCCTCGTTCTTGCAGTCGTAGACCCGCATCACGTTGCGCTCGATCCGGTCCCGGCAGTCCGCGCACAGCTCCTCTGTGCGTCCGCGAAGGATCTCCAGCAGGCGCGCGCGGAACGCGGGGCGGCACTGCGGGCAGCCGATGGTGTTGATCCAGACGGTGTGCCGGGTCAGGCCCACCCGCCGGAACACCTCGCCCGCCATCAGCACCGTCTCGGCGTCCACCAGGGGGCTGGTGCTGCCGAACACCTCCACCCCGAGCTGGTGGAACTGGCGCAGGCGTCCGCGCTGCGGGCGTTCGCGCCGGAACATAGGCCCGGCGTAGTAGAGCTTGCGGAACGGCTGCTGCTTGTGCAGGCTGTGCTCCAGGTAGGCGCGCACGACCGGCGGCGTGCCCTCGGGGCGCAGCGCGATCGCTTCGTCCTCACCGGTCGGGATGGTGTACATCTCCTTCTGCACGATGTCCGTCGTCTCGCCGGTGCCCTTGACGAAGAGCTGGACGTCCTCGATGACGGGCGTGCGGACCTCGCCGTAGCCAAAGGACTCGAACACCGTGCGGGCCGCCTCGTAAAGCCGGCGCCAGTGCCCCCATCCGGCGGGGAGCACGTCTTCGGTGCCCTGGATCGACCTGACCTGTTCTCGAGCCATGTGAACCGCCGCCGCGTTGAGCGGACGAACTGGAGGAGACGGCGTGGCGGCGCCGCATGCCGCCGGCGCCCTGAGGCCGGTGTATTGTAGCAGAATCGCCCGCGGCTGCAAACCGCGTGCGCCGGGCGCCGCTCGGCGCCGTTTGAGAAGCGAAGGGCGAACCGTGTACAATGCGCGCCCTGACCTCCTAAAAGGCAAGGTGGCTTGAACCGACTGCGGGATGTCCTCAAACACGGGCCGACCTACCTGGTCGCGCGCACGAGCCTGGCCATCCTGCAGGCCCTGCCGTGGAGTGTCGCGCGCGTCGTTGCACGGTACCCCGCCGACGTGACCCGCCTGCTGGACCGCCGGGAACGCAAGCAGATGGCGCTGGCGAACCTGCGCGCCGCCTTTCCGGACCTGAAGGAGGCGGAGATCCGGCGCATCCTGCGCAATGTCTACCGGCATTTCTCCGAGGCCGTGGTCGACTCGGCCAACGTCTCGCGTCGCGCCGCCCGCGGAGACTACGAGGGCCTGTTCGAACTCGAGGGCTTCGAGAAGGTTCGAGACGTGCCCGAGGGCCGGGGCATCATCTTCGTCACCGGCCATTTCGGCCAGTTCGAGGTCCTCGGGCTGGCCTCGCCACTGATCGGGCTGCCCGTCTGGAGCATCGCGCGCGACACGAGCAACCCTTACCTGGCGCGCCACGTCCGGCGCATGCGCCAGAGCAGCGGCCAGAAGACGCTCGAGAAGGAGGATAGCTGGCGCGAGGTCCTGCGCCTGCTCCGGCGCGGCGAACACACCGCACTGCTGATCGACCAGGACGCGCGCCGCAAGGGCATCTTCGTGGACTTCTTCGGCCGGCCCGCCTCCACGGCGCCCAGTGCCGGCCGGCTGGCCGTCTACACCGGCTCGCCGGCCGCCTTCACCTATGCCCGCCGCATCCCGGGGCAGAACCGCTTCCGGCTGGTCCTGAAGGACCTCATCTTCCCCCGCCCCGACGCCGACCCGGCGGCCGAGGTGCACCGCATCACGCAACGCCTCACGCACGATCTCGAGGAGGAGATCCGCAAGGCGCCCCAGGAGTGGCTCTGGCTCCACCGCCGCTGGAAGACAAAGCCCCGCCGGCGCCCGTGAGTTCGCTGTCCGGGCCCTCCTCCCTTAAGACCGATCCGGCGTCCGAACACTCGCTGTCCGGGGTGTCAGCAGAGCGCACCGACTGAGCGCAGCCTCCCGATCACACCTTCTTCTTCCGGCGGGAAAAACGCCCATTTCTCGTCTTGACAAGGCACATTGGCGCGAGTATAAGACCCTGTATTGGACACAATTCTCGCGGGCTTCGCGGAGAGTCGGATGGATATTCTGACAATCCAGGATGCAGCGGAACTGCTCGTGGTCGACCCCAAGACGATCTACCGGCTTGCCGAACGCGGAGAACTGCCCGCGTTCAAGGTGGGACGTCAGTGGCGGATGCGCAAGCGCGATCTCGATGCGTGGATCGAGGAGCAGCTTCGGATCAACGAGGCGCCTGCCGCGTACGCCGGAAACCAGCAGTTGCTGTTCAATGTGCAGTCGGTTTCCACCGGTCAAATCCCGGCGAAGAAGGGTTTCAGCGACTCCGCTTTCTCTGAGAATTCCGACCTCCCCGTTCACCGGTGGGTGCCCTGGATTGCCGGCTTCAGCGCCGTCTTCGTAGCAGAAGCGCTGGACCACTACCTGAATGCAATCCCGGCGGCAAACGCAACGGTCCTCGATCCGTTCGCCGGTGTGGGAACGACGCCGGTGACGGCCTTGCTCCAGGGTCATCCGGTCTGGGGCTTCGAGATCAACCCCTACGCGGCAACTGCTGCACGGCTCAAACTGGGCGTTCATGGCATACCTGTGGAGGCGCTGCAGTCCACGGTTGCGCGATTCGAGACTGAGGTGACCGAGGCCATTGGCTCCGGACGAGAGCCCACGAGCCGGCCACCCGCCGGGTTCGTCAGTCGGCAGGCGTTCTTTTCGCCGCCCGTGGAGCAAAAGGTCCTGCTGGTAAGGGATTTCATCAACGGCATCGTCGATCCGTCTGTTCAGGAATGTTTCCGTGTCGCGCTGGCCTCCGAACTGGTCGGCTTCTCCAACTACTCCTACGAGCCCAGTCTCGGCACGCGCGCTGCTGCCGGCAAGAGCGATGTCCTGGACGCACCGGTTGTGCAGGTCCTGGTCCGCAAGCTTCGCCAGATGCTCTCCGATATTCGGGATGTCCAGGCTCGGGTGGGTTCGGCAGAGCGCCCGAAGGTGGAGTTTCATCGCGGGAGCTTCTTCGACCTCCACGGCCGCGTGCCGGGCGGCAGCATCGATCTGGTGCTGACGTCGCCGCCGTACCTGAACAACTACCATTATGTTCGCAACAGCCGTCCTCAGATGTACTGGCTGGACCTGGTCGGTTCGCCCGGTGATCTCAAGCAAGTCGAACAAAACAGCTTCGGGAAGTTCTGGCAGAACGTAAGGGCGCAAGAGGCCGTGTCGCTCGAGTTCCCGCTTCCCGATCTCGAAGCCGACCTGGCAATGCTCCGCACAATCAACACGCACAAAGGCCAGTACGGCGGCGCGGGCTGGGCAAACTACGCGGCGACATACTTCAACGACTGCCATCGCTTCGCAGGAATCCTGGCGCGCATTCTGCGCCCCGGCGGCCGCGCAGTGATCGTCCTCGGCAACAGCATCCTGCAGGGGGTGGAGTTCAGGACCGACGACCTGTTCGCGCGCATCTGCGAGCTGCAGGGACTGAAGGCGGAAGAGACGATCCCGCTCCGGGAGAAACGAACCGGCTCGAGCATCATCAAGTCCTCCGTCAGGGCCAACGCGGCGAAGGCACGCACGTCTCTCTATGAGTGCGCCGTCGTGCTCGCCCGACCGGCCTGAGCCGGCGCCGCAGGCGGCCGGACTACGGCATCGGCGGGCGGCCTTCCAGGAGGACCTGGGCGATGGCGAAGTGGCGGTGGTGCGTCAGGCTCACGTGGATCCGCTCCACGCCCATGCTGTACGCCCGGTCCGCCGCCGCCCCGCTCAGTGCGATCGACGGCGCGCCCAGATCGTTGTTGACCACCTCCACGTCGACGAACTGCAGCCCCTGCGCCCAGCCGACCCCCAGGGCCTTCAGCGCCGCCTCCTTCGCCGCAAATCGCGTCGCGAACCGCTGGTCCGGGTGCGCGCATCGCCGGCAGTAGGCCGCCTCGCAGTCCGTGAACACGCGGCGCACGAACCGCTCGCCGTAGGCGTCCACCGCGCGGCGGATGCGCTGCACCTCCACGATGTCCACGCCGATGCCCAGGATCATCGCGCGCCCTCCCCGGCGCCGGCGGCGCTCAGTCCCCCGCCCCTTCGCTCGCCGCACGCCGCATCCGTTCGAACTCCTTGCGCCGCTTCTCGGCCAGTTGGGGCGACAGCTTGTCGAAGATCGCCAGCTCGATCGCCTCGGCCATGTCGGGATTCTCTTCCAGGAAGGCGCGCGCCTTCTCCTTGCCCTGGCCCAGCCGCGTCTCGCCATAGGAGATCCAGGCGCCCGACTTCTCCAGGACGTCATGCTCCGCGCCGAGTTCGATCAGGTCGCCCTCGCGCGAGATGCCCCGGCGGAACAGCAGTTCCACCTCGGTGGTGCGGAACGGCGGGGCGACCTTGTTCTTGGCCACCTTGATGCGGCAGCGGTTGCCGATCGTCTCGGCGCCCTCCTTCAGGCTGCCGATGCGCCGCAGCTCGATGCGCACGCTGGTGTAGAACTTCAGCGCCCGGCCGCCGGGCGTCGTCTCCGGGTTGCCGAACATGACGCCGATCTTCATCCGCACCTGGTTGATGAACACGACGCAGGTGTGCGACTTGGAGACGATGGAGGCCAGCTTCCGCAGCGCGCGGGACATGAGGCGGGCCTGCAGGCCCACCGTCTGGTCGCCCATCTCGCCCTCGATCTCGGCGCGGGGCGTCAGGGCGGCCACCGAGTCGACCACCACGATGTCGATGGCGCTGCTGCGCACGAGCGCCTCGACGATGTCCAGCGCCTGCTCGCCGGAGTCGGGCTGGTTGATCAGCAGGTTCTCCATGTCGACGCCCAGACTGCGAGCGTACTGGGGGTCGAGGGCGTGTTCGGCGTCGATGAAGGCGGCCACACCGCCGAGGGCCTGGGCGGAGGCGACGATCTGCAGGGCCAGGGTGGTCTTGCCCGACGCCTCGGGGCCGAAGACCTCGATCACCCGGCCGCGGGGCACGCCGCCGACGCCGAGCGCCAGGTCGAGTGCGGGGCTTCCGGTGGGGATGGTGGCCACGTCGAGCCGGGTCTCGCCCTCGCTGAGCTTCATGATGGCGCCCTTGCCGAACTGCTTCTCGATCAGCTCGAGGGTGCGCTCCAGGGCCTTTTCGCGTTCGTCCCGCCCGTCGCCGCCCTTCGCCATGTCCGTTACCCCGGATGTTCTGGTGGGAGAGTGCAAAACGCTGTCCGTCAGTATTGTATGCGCCCGCCCCCACAATGCAAGGCCAAGTGCGGCAAAAGGCTGTCAGGCAGCGGCCGGCGGCGCGACAAATGCCGGCGTTCGCGCGCCATCCGGACGGCCGGGCCGGACGTGGCCGCCGGCCGCCGGGCCTGGCCGAAATTGGGTTTGTTTCGCAGCGGAAGGTATTGCCGCAGCCGTGCGCCTGGGAACCACGACGACACCACGGGCACGACGCACGGGACGGCGTCCAGGCCGATCCATCGAAATGTCTAACTTCTGGGCGGATTGCATGTTATGACGGATTGGGTTTGTTTCGCGAAAACCGTGTTCCCG
The nucleotide sequence above comes from Candidatus Brocadiaceae bacterium. Encoded proteins:
- a CDS encoding holo-ACP synthase, whose amino-acid sequence is MILGIGVDIVEVQRIRRAVDAYGERFVRRVFTDCEAAYCRRCAHPDQRFATRFAAKEAALKALGVGWAQGLQFVDVEVVNNDLGAPSIALSGAAADRAYSMGVERIHVSLTHHRHFAIAQVLLEGRPPMP
- the recA gene encoding recombinase RecA, with amino-acid sequence MAKGGDGRDEREKALERTLELIEKQFGKGAIMKLSEGETRLDVATIPTGSPALDLALGVGGVPRGRVIEVFGPEASGKTTLALQIVASAQALGGVAAFIDAEHALDPQYARSLGVDMENLLINQPDSGEQALDIVEALVRSSAIDIVVVDSVAALTPRAEIEGEMGDQTVGLQARLMSRALRKLASIVSKSHTCVVFINQVRMKIGVMFGNPETTPGGRALKFYTSVRIELRRIGSLKEGAETIGNRCRIKVAKNKVAPPFRTTEVELLFRRGISREGDLIELGAEHDVLEKSGAWISYGETRLGQGKEKARAFLEENPDMAEAIELAIFDKLSPQLAEKRRKEFERMRRAASEGAGD
- a CDS encoding histidine--tRNA ligase, producing the protein MAREQVRSIQGTEDVLPAGWGHWRRLYEAARTVFESFGYGEVRTPVIEDVQLFVKGTGETTDIVQKEMYTIPTGEDEAIALRPEGTPPVVRAYLEHSLHKQQPFRKLYYAGPMFRRERPQRGRLRQFHQLGVEVFGSTSPLVDAETVLMAGEVFRRVGLTRHTVWINTIGCPQCRPAFRARLLEILRGRTEELCADCRDRIERNVMRVYDCKNEGCRRVVDSLPEMTDHLCEACTAHHAEVRAALTRAGAGFRDDPRLVRGLDYYTRTVYEIKHPDLGARDAICGGGRYDGLVEELGGPPTPGVGFSIGAEATLLAMEAELGPAPDSSASPTAYVVCFDDALRCDAFALVHDLRRAGVSADMDYEGRSPKSQLRVANRLNVRLCCLLGPDEAARGEVTLKDMTEGRQWAAPRAEAAQQAAALPTPDASKEG
- a CDS encoding helix-turn-helix domain-containing protein, with product MDILTIQDAAELLVVDPKTIYRLAERGELPAFKVGRQWRMRKRDLDAWIEEQLRINEAPAAYAGNQQLLFNVQSVSTGQIPAKKGFSDSAFSENSDLPVHRWVPWIAGFSAVFVAEALDHYLNAIPAANATVLDPFAGVGTTPVTALLQGHPVWGFEINPYAATAARLKLGVHGIPVEALQSTVARFETEVTEAIGSGREPTSRPPAGFVSRQAFFSPPVEQKVLLVRDFINGIVDPSVQECFRVALASELVGFSNYSYEPSLGTRAAAGKSDVLDAPVVQVLVRKLRQMLSDIRDVQARVGSAERPKVEFHRGSFFDLHGRVPGGSIDLVLTSPPYLNNYHYVRNSRPQMYWLDLVGSPGDLKQVEQNSFGKFWQNVRAQEAVSLEFPLPDLEADLAMLRTINTHKGQYGGAGWANYAATYFNDCHRFAGILARILRPGGRAVIVLGNSILQGVEFRTDDLFARICELQGLKAEETIPLREKRTGSSIIKSSVRANAAKARTSLYECAVVLARPA
- a CDS encoding lysophospholipid acyltransferase family protein gives rise to the protein MNRLRDVLKHGPTYLVARTSLAILQALPWSVARVVARYPADVTRLLDRRERKQMALANLRAAFPDLKEAEIRRILRNVYRHFSEAVVDSANVSRRAARGDYEGLFELEGFEKVRDVPEGRGIIFVTGHFGQFEVLGLASPLIGLPVWSIARDTSNPYLARHVRRMRQSSGQKTLEKEDSWREVLRLLRRGEHTALLIDQDARRKGIFVDFFGRPASTAPSAGRLAVYTGSPAAFTYARRIPGQNRFRLVLKDLIFPRPDADPAAEVHRITQRLTHDLEEEIRKAPQEWLWLHRRWKTKPRRRP